Proteins from a genomic interval of Archangium lipolyticum:
- a CDS encoding DUF58 domain-containing protein, which yields MVLDSQTLARLQGVKLRARAVMEGVLSGLHKSPHQGQSVEFAEHKEYAPGDELRHLDWKAYGKFDKYYVKRFEHETNLRAVMVVDASASMGYRSGALSKLDVATTLAGALCYLLVRQQDAAGLALMTQGRFQDVPPRASAGHLNVLLDALERTSPNGGTNLISAADHLAEVLPRRSSVVVLSDFLDENQDALKRILALRQRKNDVSVFHLVDPAELTFPFDDPTLFLDMEGEGRIEVNPREIKQSYLEEFGAFLANVKSACAEADVDYELVRTDERLDEVLLRYLGRRGRRR from the coding sequence ATGGTGCTGGATTCCCAGACGCTGGCCCGCCTGCAGGGCGTGAAGCTGCGCGCCCGCGCGGTGATGGAGGGGGTGCTCTCCGGCCTCCACAAGAGCCCCCACCAGGGCCAGAGCGTGGAGTTCGCCGAGCACAAGGAGTACGCGCCCGGTGACGAGCTGCGCCACCTGGACTGGAAGGCCTACGGCAAGTTCGACAAGTACTACGTCAAGCGCTTCGAGCACGAGACGAACCTGCGCGCCGTCATGGTCGTGGATGCCTCCGCCTCCATGGGCTACCGCAGCGGCGCGCTCTCCAAGCTGGACGTGGCCACCACCCTGGCCGGCGCGCTGTGCTACCTGCTGGTGCGCCAGCAGGACGCCGCCGGCCTCGCGCTCATGACCCAGGGGCGCTTCCAGGACGTGCCCCCGCGCGCCTCCGCCGGCCACCTCAACGTGCTGCTGGACGCGCTCGAGCGCACCTCGCCCAACGGCGGGACGAACCTCATCTCCGCCGCGGACCACCTCGCCGAGGTGCTCCCGCGCCGCTCCTCCGTCGTCGTGCTGTCCGACTTCCTCGACGAGAACCAGGACGCGCTCAAGCGGATTCTCGCCCTGCGGCAGCGCAAGAACGACGTGTCCGTGTTCCACCTGGTGGACCCCGCCGAGCTCACCTTCCCCTTCGATGACCCCACGCTCTTCCTCGACATGGAGGGCGAGGGCCGCATCGAGGTGAACCCGCGTGAAATCAAGCAGAGCTACCTGGAGGAGTTCGGCGCCTTCCTGGCGAACGTGAAGTCGGCCTGCGCGGAGGCGGACGTGGACTACGAGCTGGTACGCACTGACGAGCGCCTGGACGAGGTGCTGCTGCGCTACCTGGGCCGGCGCGGGAGGCGGCGGTGA
- a CDS encoding glutathione S-transferase N-terminal domain-containing protein, translated as MPATLEELDKPVIIGRSSSHFTRVTRIFAAEMRIDHSFQVVRDLMSSDPGDYGGNPALKIPVLRTPRGVWFGALNVCRELWRRAEPRPRVVWPEDLDEPLLANAQELALQAMATEVSLIMGRLADASDSNAHHAKMRKSLVNMLSWLEENASAILAALPPERDLSFLEVTLFCLVTHLEFRDVLPTASYAELNGFCRRFATRASIGETPYRFDT; from the coding sequence ATGCCAGCCACGCTCGAGGAACTCGACAAACCCGTCATCATCGGTCGCTCGAGTTCGCACTTCACGCGCGTCACGCGGATATTCGCCGCGGAGATGCGCATCGACCATTCCTTTCAAGTGGTGCGCGATCTCATGTCCTCCGATCCGGGGGACTATGGCGGCAACCCCGCGCTCAAAATACCGGTCTTGCGGACGCCCCGAGGTGTCTGGTTCGGTGCGCTCAATGTCTGTCGCGAGCTCTGGCGGCGGGCGGAACCCAGACCCCGCGTGGTATGGCCGGAGGACCTCGACGAGCCGTTGCTTGCCAATGCGCAGGAGCTCGCTCTTCAGGCCATGGCGACGGAAGTGTCGCTGATCATGGGCAGGCTGGCCGACGCCAGCGACAGCAATGCCCACCACGCGAAGATGCGGAAGAGCCTGGTCAACATGCTGTCGTGGCTGGAGGAAAACGCGAGCGCCATCCTCGCCGCGCTCCCGCCGGAGCGGGACCTGAGCTTCCTGGAGGTCACGCTCTTCTGCCTCGTGACGCATCTGGAGTTTCGGGATGTCCTGCCGACCGCCTCCTATGCCGAGTTGAACGGGTTCTGCCGGCGTTTCGCGACGCGAGCCTCCATCGGCGAGACCCCCTATCGCTTCGATACGTGA
- a CDS encoding CocE/NonD family hydrolase: protein MTIASRLLARLIELPPADTQDVIVERDLEVPMPDGIKLLADRHAPRGGGKLPTLLVRSPYGRRGLFGLLYGRLFAERGFQVLVQSVRGTFGSGGQLDPFRNERADGLATIEWVKKQDWFSGELATHGASYLGLVQWAVARDAGPVLKAMVAHVTASEFRSQTYAGGAYSLDTTLSWTHLVRNQEKSPLLAQLGAKRKLKPLFKHLPLNEVDALAVGERVPFFQDWLEHPEPGDPWWNAADFSASVPEVTAPVHLIGGWYDIFLPWTVNDYAALRRAGRAPYLTIGPWTHGAPSGMAAAARESLVWLKAHLKGDRGQLREAPVRVFVMGANTWRDFSEWPPPGVQTRRWHLQPGRGLAPATPAASEPDRYRYDPADPTPSLGGALLTSDAGPRNNRPLEARPDVLTYTSAPLERDLEVIGPVRAELFVRSSLPHTDFFARLCDVDPSGRSINVCDGLLRLVPGQPQAEPDGTLRVSIDLWPTAHRFLAGHRIRLQVSSGAHPRFARNPGSGEPLGSAKTLVPADQAVFHDPAHPSALLLPVMG from the coding sequence ATGACCATCGCAAGCCGCCTCCTCGCACGCCTCATCGAGCTGCCTCCGGCCGATACCCAGGACGTCATCGTCGAGCGGGACCTCGAAGTGCCCATGCCCGATGGCATCAAGCTGCTGGCCGACCGCCATGCCCCCCGTGGCGGTGGCAAGCTCCCCACGCTCCTCGTGCGCTCGCCCTATGGCAGACGCGGTCTCTTCGGGCTCCTGTACGGCAGGCTCTTCGCCGAGCGCGGTTTCCAGGTGCTCGTCCAGAGCGTCCGCGGCACCTTCGGCTCGGGCGGCCAGCTCGACCCGTTCCGCAACGAGCGGGCCGATGGTCTGGCCACCATCGAGTGGGTGAAGAAGCAGGACTGGTTCTCCGGCGAGCTCGCCACGCATGGGGCCAGCTACCTGGGGCTCGTGCAGTGGGCGGTGGCCCGTGACGCGGGACCGGTCCTGAAGGCCATGGTGGCGCACGTGACCGCGTCCGAGTTCCGCAGCCAGACCTACGCGGGCGGTGCCTATTCGCTCGATACCACGCTGTCCTGGACCCACCTCGTCCGCAACCAGGAGAAGTCCCCACTCCTCGCGCAGCTCGGCGCGAAGCGCAAGCTCAAGCCCCTCTTCAAACACCTGCCGTTGAACGAGGTGGACGCGCTGGCGGTCGGAGAGCGGGTGCCGTTCTTCCAGGATTGGCTCGAGCACCCCGAACCCGGCGACCCGTGGTGGAACGCCGCCGACTTCAGCGCCTCGGTCCCCGAGGTCACCGCGCCCGTCCACCTCATCGGCGGCTGGTACGACATCTTCCTGCCCTGGACCGTGAACGATTACGCCGCGCTCCGCCGGGCCGGCCGCGCGCCCTATCTGACCATCGGGCCCTGGACGCACGGCGCTCCCTCGGGAATGGCGGCAGCCGCGCGTGAGTCACTCGTGTGGCTCAAGGCCCACCTCAAGGGTGACCGCGGTCAGTTGCGCGAGGCTCCCGTTCGCGTCTTCGTCATGGGTGCCAACACCTGGCGCGACTTCTCCGAGTGGCCTCCTCCTGGCGTCCAGACCCGGCGCTGGCACCTGCAACCCGGCCGGGGCCTTGCTCCCGCCACGCCCGCCGCCTCGGAGCCCGACCGCTACCGCTACGACCCGGCGGATCCCACTCCCTCCCTGGGCGGCGCGCTCCTGACGAGTGACGCGGGCCCGAGGAACAATCGCCCGCTGGAAGCCAGACCCGACGTCCTCACGTACACCAGCGCTCCGCTGGAGCGGGACCTGGAAGTCATTGGCCCCGTCCGCGCCGAGCTCTTCGTCCGCTCCAGCCTCCCGCACACCGACTTCTTCGCCCGGCTGTGCGACGTCGACCCCTCGGGCAGATCCATCAACGTCTGCGATGGATTGCTGCGCCTCGTCCCCGGTCAGCCCCAGGCCGAGCCCGACGGCACCTTGCGTGTCTCCATCGACCTGTGGCCTACCGCCCACCGCTTCCTCGCGGGCCACCGCATCCGCCTCCAGGTCTCCAGCGGTGCACATCCCCGCTTCGCTCGCAACCCGGGCAGCGGGGAGCCCCTCGGCTCCGCGAAGACACTCGTCCCCGCGGACCAGGCCGTCTTCCACGACCCCGCCCACCCCTCCGCACTCCTCCTCCCCGTCATGGGCTGA
- a CDS encoding AAA family ATPase, with amino-acid sequence MENAAPIAPPPVPEATSEDLKAVEELARAKAQILGQIEKRVVGQRDVVEHLLIALFARGHCLFVGVPGLAKTLLISTLADVLNLSFNRIQFTPDLMPSDITGTDILEEDKATGHRAFRFLKGPLFANIILADEVNRTPPKTQAALLQAMQEYRVTAGGRTYPLELPFLVFATQNPIEQEGTYPLPEAQLDRFMFLVDVGYPTAEEEVEIVKSTTGGTQPQLEKILSPEKILALQALVRRVPVPDHVVRYAVELVRHTRPKEPGVPEFIAKNVSWGAGPRASQYLVLAAKARAILNGRFVASVEDVKAVARPVLRHRVLPNFTAESEGTTSVKLVDQLVSLVKG; translated from the coding sequence TTGGGCAGATCGAGAAGCGCGTCGTCGGGCAGCGGGACGTGGTGGAGCACCTGCTCATCGCGCTCTTCGCCCGCGGCCACTGCCTCTTCGTCGGCGTGCCCGGCCTGGCCAAGACGCTGCTCATCTCCACCCTGGCGGACGTCCTCAACCTGTCCTTCAACCGCATCCAGTTCACGCCGGACCTGATGCCCTCGGACATCACCGGCACGGACATCCTCGAGGAGGACAAGGCCACCGGGCACCGCGCCTTCCGCTTCCTCAAGGGCCCGCTGTTCGCCAACATCATCCTCGCCGACGAGGTGAACCGCACCCCGCCCAAGACGCAGGCCGCCCTGCTGCAGGCCATGCAGGAGTACCGCGTCACCGCCGGCGGCCGCACCTACCCGCTCGAGCTGCCCTTCCTCGTCTTCGCCACGCAGAACCCCATCGAGCAGGAGGGCACCTACCCGCTGCCCGAGGCCCAGCTCGACCGCTTCATGTTCCTGGTGGACGTGGGCTACCCCACCGCCGAGGAGGAGGTGGAGATCGTCAAGTCCACCACCGGCGGCACGCAGCCGCAGTTGGAGAAGATCCTCTCGCCCGAGAAGATCCTCGCGCTGCAGGCGCTGGTGCGCCGGGTGCCGGTGCCGGACCACGTGGTGCGCTACGCGGTGGAGCTGGTGCGCCACACGCGGCCCAAGGAGCCGGGCGTGCCGGAGTTCATCGCGAAGAACGTCTCGTGGGGCGCCGGCCCTCGCGCCAGCCAGTACCTGGTGCTGGCGGCCAAGGCGCGCGCCATCCTCAACGGGCGCTTCGTGGCCTCGGTGGAGGACGTGAAGGCCGTGGCCCGCCCCGTGCTGCGCCACCGCGTGCTGCCCAACTTCACCGCCGAGAGCGAGGGCACCACCTCGGTGAAGCTGGTGGACCAGCTCGTCTCGCTGGTGAAGGGATAG
- the sitA6 gene encoding SitA6 family polymorphic toxin lipoprotein codes for MARPPLSPLPVPLALLLLSACAATSPVVHSWDDVERDDPAACEAPSTDQCVVLACDEGMCGVFGCEDVDPEALARAPLTHGAELARYRPPVRGPGTQRNWRRVGLRADAQPRMAFHFRYRYGYLPAFPRLEGKLIKHHLFPQAQEFREWFKNNRIDVHAWTMAIPEQVHLRIHRGANGGPWNEAWRQFKDANLHRQVSREEMLRKAFELAYRFDIVGPVVPYGHQIVLPGPQLFAN; via the coding sequence ATGGCCAGACCACCGCTGTCCCCGCTACCAGTCCCTCTTGCGCTCCTGCTGCTATCCGCGTGTGCCGCTACGTCCCCGGTCGTGCACTCGTGGGACGACGTGGAGCGAGACGACCCCGCCGCGTGCGAAGCCCCGAGCACGGATCAATGTGTCGTGCTCGCATGCGACGAAGGGATGTGCGGCGTCTTTGGCTGCGAGGACGTGGACCCGGAGGCGCTGGCTCGTGCGCCTCTAACGCATGGTGCGGAGTTGGCGCGCTACCGCCCTCCCGTGCGTGGCCCTGGCACCCAGCGCAACTGGCGGCGCGTGGGGCTTCGAGCGGATGCACAGCCCCGGATGGCATTCCACTTCCGCTATCGCTACGGTTATCTCCCGGCCTTTCCCCGGCTCGAAGGGAAGCTCATCAAGCATCACCTGTTCCCCCAGGCCCAAGAATTCAGGGAGTGGTTCAAGAACAATCGTATCGATGTCCACGCATGGACGATGGCCATTCCGGAGCAGGTGCATCTGCGCATCCATCGCGGCGCGAACGGTGGTCCATGGAACGAAGCATGGCGACAGTTCAAGGACGCCAATCTCCACCGCCAAGTGTCGCGGGAGGAAATGCTGCGAAAAGCCTTCGAGCTGGCCTACCGCTTCGACATCGTTGGCCCCGTCGTGCCTTACGGTCATCAGATCGTCCTTCCGGGTCCACAGCTTTTCGCCAACTGA
- a CDS encoding CBM96 family carbohydrate-binding protein has translation MKLARSWGMKFVGGCATLALLTHCGGEEGEEQASSILKQEQATTRADAECMPRTESQFWYVEPHADGYASQSEPTRRSSGESQLLVDGSPRLESYLKFYVSIPTGWHVREAKLQLHAVDQTPDGPLLHRVSDDWATYDFDWNTRPALLGAPLGNLGAIDANTWVEYDVSNVVGGEGAYSFGLVPESTNGVDFVSQDVPSSELRLTLESETYCTYRGTGGGLTGWTRHYGGSGPERLQALTSHVAGGFVAAGHLGEAPFPTGTGFALARHGADGTPVWSRQVTTGDVRVRSLTVTPEGNILVVGGYGGSPDLGTGPLPTAPASYDNRAFNAFFVAKLSPTGQPVWARGFVASYDYGEGPETLPVYVQAVATDAQGSLIVSGGFHGNLDLGGGTLFAGTSSLDFISGDAVPGGFLAKFSWTGQHLWSKAFPSATYLNSTMARTVATDTAGNVLVGVEASADTYIGSPAPAPHPFIVKYGPSGNELWRRVFTGTKGAIVDVSPLGTDKVTFVAELALTFSFGNSVYTGGNPLDPTSSERSVYLGTLSASGQDGWLRELTRSIWTGAIVRELVTGDDGTISITGYGDRMDLGGGMMGSSRTSGFGKLMPFVARYSASGGHLWSRVFDRNLEGEVFWPETRLHLAPQPGGALVLGSDFEAPILLDGRTYTPRGSADLLYLQLKP, from the coding sequence ATGAAGCTCGCGAGGTCGTGGGGAATGAAGTTCGTGGGAGGGTGCGCGACCCTGGCGCTGCTGACCCACTGCGGAGGAGAGGAAGGAGAGGAACAGGCGTCCTCCATCCTGAAACAGGAGCAGGCCACGACCCGCGCGGATGCGGAGTGCATGCCGCGAACGGAGAGCCAGTTCTGGTACGTCGAGCCGCACGCCGACGGGTATGCATCCCAGAGCGAGCCCACGCGCCGTTCCAGTGGCGAGTCACAACTGCTGGTGGACGGCTCGCCCCGGCTGGAGAGCTACCTGAAGTTCTACGTCTCCATCCCCACGGGCTGGCACGTGCGCGAGGCGAAGCTGCAACTGCACGCCGTGGACCAGACTCCGGACGGTCCACTGCTCCATCGCGTCAGCGACGACTGGGCGACCTACGACTTCGACTGGAACACCCGGCCCGCCCTCCTCGGCGCTCCGCTGGGCAACCTCGGCGCCATCGACGCCAACACCTGGGTGGAGTACGACGTGTCGAACGTGGTGGGCGGGGAAGGCGCCTACAGCTTCGGCCTCGTTCCCGAGTCCACCAACGGGGTGGACTTCGTCTCGCAGGACGTGCCCTCGAGCGAGCTGCGCCTCACCCTGGAGTCGGAGACCTACTGCACGTACCGCGGCACGGGCGGCGGCCTCACCGGGTGGACGCGGCACTACGGTGGCTCGGGCCCCGAGCGGCTCCAGGCCCTGACCAGCCACGTCGCGGGGGGCTTCGTGGCCGCCGGCCACCTCGGCGAGGCGCCCTTCCCCACCGGCACCGGCTTCGCCCTCGCGCGCCATGGCGCGGACGGCACGCCCGTGTGGAGCCGCCAGGTGACGACGGGTGACGTGCGGGTGCGCTCCCTCACCGTGACGCCCGAGGGCAACATCCTCGTGGTGGGCGGCTACGGCGGCTCGCCGGACCTGGGCACGGGCCCGCTGCCCACCGCCCCCGCGAGCTACGACAACCGCGCCTTCAACGCGTTCTTCGTGGCGAAGCTCTCGCCCACCGGCCAGCCCGTCTGGGCTCGCGGCTTCGTGGCCAGCTACGACTATGGAGAAGGCCCCGAGACCCTGCCCGTCTACGTGCAAGCGGTGGCCACGGATGCCCAGGGCAGCCTCATCGTCAGCGGCGGCTTCCACGGCAACCTGGACCTCGGCGGAGGGACGCTCTTCGCCGGCACCTCGAGCCTCGACTTCATTTCGGGCGACGCGGTGCCCGGTGGCTTCCTCGCGAAGTTCTCCTGGACGGGCCAGCACCTCTGGTCCAAGGCCTTCCCCTCGGCCACGTACCTCAACTCGACCATGGCCCGGACGGTGGCCACGGACACCGCCGGCAACGTGCTCGTCGGCGTGGAAGCAAGCGCCGACACGTACATCGGGAGCCCGGCACCCGCCCCGCATCCGTTCATCGTGAAGTACGGCCCCTCCGGCAACGAGCTGTGGCGGCGGGTCTTCACCGGCACCAAGGGCGCCATCGTGGACGTGAGCCCGCTGGGCACCGACAAGGTGACCTTCGTGGCCGAGCTCGCGCTCACCTTCTCCTTTGGCAACAGCGTCTACACCGGGGGGAATCCCCTGGACCCCACCAGCAGTGAGCGCTCCGTGTATCTCGGGACGTTGAGCGCCTCGGGACAGGACGGGTGGCTCCGCGAGCTGACCCGCAGCATCTGGACGGGCGCCATCGTCCGGGAGCTCGTCACCGGGGACGATGGGACGATCTCCATCACCGGCTACGGAGACAGAATGGACCTGGGTGGTGGCATGATGGGCAGCTCGCGCACCAGCGGCTTCGGCAAGCTCATGCCCTTCGTGGCCCGCTACTCGGCCTCCGGTGGCCACCTGTGGTCACGCGTCTTCGACAGGAACCTCGAGGGTGAGGTGTTCTGGCCCGAGACGCGGCTCCACCTGGCGCCGCAGCCGGGAGGCGCCCTGGTGCTGGGCAGTGACTTCGAGGCTCCCATCCTGCTCGACGGGCGCACCTATACGCCGCGAGGCTCCGCCGACCTGCTCTACCTCCAGCTGAAGCCGTAG
- a CDS encoding BatA domain-containing protein yields MTFAHPWMLLGALAALIPLLVHLFDRRRPRPHPFGPLAFVLRSQKRTASRLKLKRLLLYALRTLILLALPVALARPEWKQDAQAAAVVKGPAATAIVLDASLSMRWSDGTSLFERGRDEARDALADLRPEEPATVLVCTGSAQPPGPPAFDRSKLRQVIDEAQPTYAAADLSRCLDMAARALEENPMAGKRLVVVSDLTAGSMRLEAPTPTVKGPTGEAIRPEVVLRDAANGKASLPNHALVDLKVEPALQAGPRAFVFTFTVKNFSETPLKDLEAAVRTGDTTLGKGFVDVPANGTAQKSLTVRFQQGGTVSGHGTLTPDGLAEDDRRAFVLAVPRPLKALVVNGEPHATRYRDEAFFMEAALSAPGSPVQAAVRDAEAGWREEFTNYDVVYLLNVPAPDESGAAKLRAFVENGGGLFVSMGDHVDPEAYNTRIGTLLPRNLRLVRTSVNRDDPDAEEKAAKLAQVRVETPLFAPFTGQAEEGLVGARFYRYMLLEADGSGAAQGASQVLATYEDGAPAVAVARRGKGRVALFTSTVDRDWSDFAIRTSFLPLMQRFAAYLAGSLEEREEQRVRVGETLSLRPEGAAQAVSAVKGPDGTEVPAKAQPDGTVLVGPVEQPGTFSVLGADGKPVPALAFAATLDPAESDLSRLPQDALSAHFGEETVKASSADAERPPVPLWTWLIVAAAFAFFFEGTLLRK; encoded by the coding sequence GTGACCTTCGCCCATCCGTGGATGCTGCTGGGCGCGCTGGCGGCGCTGATTCCGCTGCTCGTCCACCTCTTCGACCGGCGGCGGCCCCGCCCCCACCCCTTCGGGCCCCTGGCCTTCGTGCTGCGCAGCCAGAAGCGCACCGCCAGCCGGCTCAAGCTCAAGCGGCTGCTGCTGTACGCGCTGCGGACCCTGATTCTGCTCGCGCTGCCGGTGGCCCTGGCTCGGCCGGAGTGGAAGCAGGACGCACAGGCGGCGGCGGTGGTGAAGGGTCCGGCGGCCACGGCCATCGTGCTGGATGCGTCGCTGTCCATGCGCTGGTCGGACGGCACCTCGCTCTTCGAGCGCGGCCGGGACGAGGCGCGTGACGCGCTGGCGGACCTGCGCCCCGAGGAGCCCGCGACGGTGCTGGTGTGCACGGGCTCGGCCCAGCCACCCGGGCCTCCGGCCTTCGACCGGTCCAAGCTGCGGCAGGTGATCGACGAGGCGCAGCCCACGTACGCGGCGGCGGATCTGTCGCGTTGCCTGGACATGGCGGCTCGAGCGCTGGAGGAGAACCCCATGGCGGGCAAGCGCCTGGTGGTGGTGTCGGACCTGACGGCCGGCTCCATGCGCCTGGAGGCACCGACGCCGACGGTGAAGGGCCCCACGGGTGAGGCGATCCGTCCCGAGGTGGTGCTGCGCGACGCGGCCAACGGGAAGGCCTCGCTGCCCAACCACGCGCTGGTGGACCTGAAGGTGGAGCCCGCGCTGCAGGCGGGTCCGCGCGCCTTCGTGTTCACCTTCACGGTGAAGAACTTCAGCGAGACGCCCCTGAAGGACCTGGAGGCGGCGGTGCGCACGGGCGACACCACGCTGGGCAAGGGCTTCGTGGACGTGCCCGCCAACGGCACGGCGCAGAAGTCGCTGACGGTGCGCTTCCAGCAGGGCGGCACGGTGTCTGGCCACGGAACCCTGACGCCGGATGGGCTGGCCGAGGACGACCGGCGGGCCTTCGTGCTCGCGGTGCCGAGGCCGCTCAAGGCGCTGGTGGTGAACGGAGAGCCGCACGCCACGCGCTACCGGGACGAGGCCTTCTTCATGGAGGCCGCGCTGTCGGCCCCGGGCTCGCCGGTGCAGGCGGCGGTGCGCGACGCCGAGGCCGGGTGGCGCGAGGAGTTCACGAACTACGACGTCGTGTACCTGCTGAACGTGCCGGCGCCTGACGAGAGCGGGGCGGCGAAGCTGCGGGCCTTCGTGGAGAACGGCGGCGGCCTCTTCGTCAGCATGGGCGACCACGTGGACCCCGAGGCGTACAACACGCGCATCGGCACGCTGCTGCCGCGCAACCTGCGGCTGGTGCGCACCAGCGTGAACCGTGACGACCCGGACGCGGAGGAGAAGGCCGCGAAGCTGGCCCAGGTGCGCGTCGAGACTCCCCTCTTCGCGCCCTTCACGGGCCAGGCCGAGGAGGGTCTCGTCGGGGCGCGCTTCTACCGGTACATGCTGCTGGAGGCGGATGGGAGCGGCGCGGCCCAGGGCGCCAGCCAGGTGCTGGCCACCTATGAGGACGGTGCTCCGGCGGTGGCCGTGGCCCGGCGGGGCAAGGGCCGGGTGGCGCTCTTCACCAGCACGGTGGACCGCGACTGGAGCGACTTCGCCATCCGCACGAGCTTCCTGCCGCTGATGCAGCGCTTCGCCGCGTACCTGGCGGGCTCGTTGGAGGAGCGAGAGGAGCAGCGGGTGCGCGTGGGCGAGACGCTGTCGCTGCGGCCCGAGGGTGCCGCACAGGCGGTGTCCGCGGTGAAGGGTCCGGACGGCACGGAGGTGCCCGCCAAGGCGCAGCCGGACGGCACGGTGCTCGTGGGTCCGGTGGAGCAGCCGGGGACGTTCTCCGTGCTGGGCGCGGATGGAAAGCCCGTGCCCGCGCTGGCCTTCGCCGCGACGCTCGACCCTGCCGAGAGCGACTTGAGCCGGCTGCCGCAGGACGCGCTCTCCGCGCACTTCGGCGAGGAGACGGTGAAGGCCTCGAGCGCGGACGCGGAGCGCCCGCCCGTACCCCTGTGGACGTGGCTCATCGTCGCCGCCGCGTTCGCCTTCTTCTTCGAGGGCACGCTGCTGCGCAAGTAG
- the sitI6 gene encoding SitI6 family double-CXXCG motif immunity protein, protein MKLYRLTRDEAPRHTGNLNAGHKWNLPGVDWSQPCPTCRLGGGLGALYYPCVDPADLPEREKFHEPEPVPYEEFIRLRELVRPLVPDWAVLKPGAAFGPVEGSGLGYFGQLFMQNPWTLYARREALERLQAAGVRGLQGCPIKVRFRQKNHPELLELQLELHGQFHPECLSPDRKPICPTCGSNQNPLPKKFWPEASSLPKDLDIFRFRDAPGFILASERMVDAVKRLELDGVVFQEVEVR, encoded by the coding sequence GTGAAGCTCTACAGGCTCACAAGAGATGAAGCACCGCGCCACACGGGAAACCTGAATGCCGGACACAAATGGAACCTGCCTGGCGTGGACTGGTCGCAGCCGTGTCCGACCTGCCGCCTGGGTGGTGGTCTGGGAGCGCTTTATTACCCCTGCGTGGACCCTGCTGACCTCCCCGAGCGAGAGAAATTCCATGAGCCGGAGCCAGTACCTTACGAGGAGTTCATCCGGCTACGTGAGCTGGTACGTCCGCTCGTCCCTGATTGGGCCGTGCTGAAGCCAGGGGCAGCATTCGGTCCAGTGGAGGGGTCTGGCCTGGGGTACTTCGGCCAGCTCTTCATGCAGAACCCCTGGACACTCTACGCACGCCGCGAGGCACTGGAGCGTTTGCAGGCGGCCGGTGTGCGGGGACTCCAGGGCTGTCCCATCAAGGTACGCTTCCGGCAGAAGAACCACCCGGAGTTGCTGGAGCTGCAGTTGGAACTGCACGGCCAATTCCACCCCGAGTGCCTTTCACCAGATCGCAAGCCCATCTGCCCCACCTGCGGTAGCAACCAGAACCCCCTCCCGAAAAAGTTCTGGCCCGAGGCTTCGTCGCTGCCCAAGGACCTCGACATCTTCCGCTTCCGCGACGCGCCCGGCTTCATCCTCGCCAGCGAACGCATGGTGGATGCGGTGAAGCGCCTGGAGCTGGACGGCGTGGTGTTCCAGGAGGTGGAGGTCCGCTGA
- a CDS encoding metallophosphoesterase yields MKPRAKRTLKGVTWGVLAIVLTVLLYGVLIEPRFIVDVEHEGVSLPGLPPQWEGQRIAVAGDFQVGMWMDNEGAMRKAVARILELRPAAVLLAGDFIYEPGPESTGRKVAGIIDILRPLTREGLPTFAVLGNHDYGMMTEDEAPEPEASEEMARGLESIGIRVLRNESVPVVVDGAPLYIVGVDGHWPGRDRPLKALLGVPRGAPRIVLMHHPDSFPGFPEGSAPLAVAGHTHGGQVRIPFLPHWSWRELAVEGEVHTDGWIDDAGFGASGNRLYINRGIGMSVVPIRINCTPEVTVFTLRREEQRPSSGNTRPSAAWRGQGERR; encoded by the coding sequence GTGAAGCCGAGGGCGAAGAGGACACTCAAAGGTGTCACCTGGGGCGTGCTCGCCATCGTGCTCACGGTGCTGCTGTACGGAGTCCTCATCGAGCCGCGCTTCATCGTGGACGTCGAGCACGAGGGGGTCTCCCTGCCGGGGTTGCCTCCGCAGTGGGAGGGCCAGCGGATCGCCGTGGCTGGCGACTTCCAGGTGGGCATGTGGATGGACAACGAGGGGGCCATGCGGAAGGCGGTGGCACGAATCCTCGAGCTGCGGCCCGCGGCGGTGCTGCTCGCCGGGGACTTCATCTATGAGCCGGGGCCCGAGAGCACCGGGAGGAAGGTCGCCGGTATCATCGACATCCTGCGCCCGCTCACGCGGGAGGGGTTGCCGACGTTCGCGGTGCTCGGCAACCACGACTACGGGATGATGACGGAGGACGAGGCGCCCGAGCCCGAGGCCTCGGAAGAGATGGCGAGGGGGTTGGAGTCCATCGGCATCCGGGTGCTGCGCAACGAGTCCGTGCCAGTGGTGGTGGACGGGGCGCCGCTCTACATCGTGGGGGTGGACGGGCACTGGCCGGGCCGGGACAGGCCGTTGAAGGCGTTGCTGGGAGTACCTCGGGGGGCTCCGCGCATCGTGCTCATGCACCACCCCGACTCGTTCCCGGGCTTTCCGGAGGGCTCGGCACCGTTGGCCGTGGCGGGACACACCCACGGAGGACAGGTGCGCATCCCATTCCTGCCGCATTGGAGCTGGCGCGAGCTCGCCGTGGAGGGCGAGGTCCACACGGACGGGTGGATCGACGACGCGGGTTTCGGCGCTTCGGGGAACCGGCTCTACATCAACCGGGGTATCGGCATGAGCGTGGTGCCCATCCGCATCAACTGCACTCCCGAGGTGACGGTGTTCACGCTGCGGCGCGAGGAGCAGCGACCCTCGTCGGGGAACACGCGGCCTTCGGCGGCGTGGCGAGGGCAGGGCGAGAGGCGCTAG